Below is a window of Malus domestica chromosome 13, GDT2T_hap1 DNA.
TAATTTTGAGGCCATACTTTTTAGACATTTACTGCTTATTGTGTTAGTTGTGCTATATTGCTCTCTTCATTTGGTCCCAGAGTTTTTGgctatttcattatttatatttatatttattggaAAGTGCAATGGATAAGTAGGGACGGGCATTGGGCCAAAAAATTGGTCCATAACTCACTAACTAAAGGACAAATAATGGTCCTTACCCCATTAAACCCATTTACTAACATAATGGGTCTATTTCCATGTCTGGTTGCTGCCATGTACACCTGAAACTAAAGGACAAATAATGGTCCTTACCCCATTAAACCCATTTACTAACATAATGGGTCTATTTCCATGTCTGGTTGTTGTCATGTACACCTGAAAATAGCGctttttttgttgtaattttttACATCAAGTAGAATCCATAGCGTTTGTGATGGTTGGTGTTTTGTCGTTTAAAACAGGAGAGAGAGGTGAAGTTTTTCACTGAAACAGAGGAGAACAACCAGATGAGAGGACCGAGGACAGGAGTACCTTATTTCTTATGATCATTTGGAGTGATTACCTGCGTCATTTGTAAAATCATTTTAAGTCTTGGTATAGTTGTTGAGAGTACTGGAACAGAGAAGAACTTGAATATGTCGGTCGGTCAGTCGCTGTTGGGTGGATCTCCTTTCTGCTTGACTGTAGGTTTTCCATCTGGTCTGTCTGGCTGCTACACTATTTTACATTCATGGGTTGTGTATTACTTTTTAGGTTGCTAATTGTTATTCAATTCTTAATCCATGCCCGACGCATTTCGTTATGTTTCATTTCTGCCCTGTTTTGCAATTCATGTCTAGTGTATTATGCAGCAATGCGCGAATTACAACTAGCTTTTTGTTATTTAATATTTACGCCTATGTCCCATTTCAGTTCGCATCTTACATTTATTCTTGACGTGTATTTCTTGTGGAGGTTGAAGTAATCGTAATTAATAATTCTCTAGCAGCTAGATTTTACGAATacatttttgtttttaggaatGGATTCATATTTTAACCCTTATACTTGACGAATCAAAATTCGCATCCGACAGAGTTTCGTTATGTACAGAGTTGTTTTATTTGTCTCTGCATTTCAAATGATATAAATAATCAGCCAAATTGAAAACGCTGACATGTTTCCTAAGGTTAAATAAGGGGAGCGgcgtttgataactatttcattttcaatttttaagttttttattttcgttttcaattttcatccttgagaaattttaaattattttttattcactAAGAATAGGACCGTCCCTGTAGAATACTAAATAGGCGTCcggaaagagaagaaaatgagtatTTCCTTATTTCGGGTTCTAATTCTAGGTCGGTGCAGTCCACTCGACTCGACTCAACTCAAATAGAACACTTTTGATTAGAAAGTTTCGACTTTACAATGCAGAGAGTAATTATCCCCTTACCATCAAAGTATAgtgcatcaagtttttttttccataagGAAGTTTGAAAACCATGtcgttttttaattttcagtttcaTGTCTTTTAAAATTGggacaaaaaaaacttgataaaAGTTTGAAAATCACAATACAGGAGGGTAGTAAAGTGAGTAATAGCCCAATAGAAATGACTCATAGTGTAGACATTCCTCCTTACCAATCCCATCCCATCCCataaaattttaatgttttttagAACATAATGTTCGTTAATTTCCATAACTCCATTGAATGTCTTAAATATTCTgaatttggttaatatattgcaagcatgagctatgaataaatacttaaaaaatatACTGCTTGGgtcgttgaagttcgatgtggatGGGGCCCACAATTAGTCTATATTTTTACCACAATGAGAAATCCTTTAGATAAAtggcatgtatatatatatgggaaatgttattgacacttcaaaaatctcattatacactcctcacaagtgtatttttcttgctaaatatagaaagtttggagtgtagaatgagaattttggaatgccaataacaattccctatataCATATCACAATCAAAATTGCATAGACAAAAGCTAAGGCGTAAATCCCGACTACgcatgtagaatgagatttttcagtgttacTACGCATGCATAACgagatttttttagtgtgcTAGGAATACGATCAGATAGTAATAATGCAAATAgttgaaaacttaaaaaaaaaaaattaaccaatttATCATGGAAAAGTTGTTAAAGAAGAATCTATATCAGaagtaacaaacaaacaaacaaaacaaatcaaccATAAAATCTTATCTCTTTGCTTGGTTCAATCCCAACAGAATAGACGGACGACCAACCAAAGTTAAACCAAAAGTTGATTACGTCTCCTCCATTTGTCGTCTACCATTTTCTTGTGCTCCTCTCTGTAATTTTCCTTTCCCTTTAGCTTGAGTGGATTTCTTTTCAGAACCAAACCCCGCCAGCCAGCTATAATCACAATCTTATATAATCAATCAAATCTATGCCATCCGAGACACCAACACCGTCGTCGGAGAGCAGCCATGGCGGCACCTACCTCCAAAGCCTCCTGGACACGGCCCGCCCCTTCCTCCGGGGTGAGCTGGAGTCCGTTGACAAAAATCTGCCTTCTCTGGTGGCCGTCCTGCGCTCAGTTGGAGCTGGCGAGTGCTGGCATAAGCACGGCACCTTTCTCGAACACCTGGTTGACATCTACCGCATTCTCAAGATATGGAAGGCCCCTGACTCTGTCTGCCTCTGCGGCCTCTTTCACTCCGCTTATTCCAATTCATATGTCAACCTTGCCATCTTTGATCCTTCCACAGGCCGCGAAGTCGTTCGCGCCCATGTCGGGGAGGCTGCGGAACGCTTGATTCACTTGTTCTGCATTGTCCCCAGACAGCCTCTCATCCATGACGACCTTTTGTTCCACTACACCGACGCAGAgctcgtggagcatctcaaacAATCAGAGATGTCGCTGCAGCAGTTGCAGAACCAATCGGAAGCCGCAAGTCCGAATTGGAGTTGGAGGAACAAGGTGCAGTGTCTTGTTCCTGCAAATGGGGTTACAGTGAAGCACATAAAGACTGGGGAAGATGTGTTGGTATCGAGGAGGGTACTTGCAGTGTTTGTCCTGATGACAATGGCAGATTTCAGTGATCAACTCTTTGGTTTCCAGGACGAGCTCTTGGATAACAAAGATGGTCGCCTCGAGTTCAGGGGCAACAACTATGGAGCTCTGTGGCCAGGCGATGGCAAGCCAGGGCTTTGGATGAATTCCATATCAAGGATGGCTGCAGTGTACACTTTGATAGTGAGAGAGGAGGAGATGTTTATCCAAGAGAAGAAAACTATTAGTTCTGTTAATGCTACTGCTGGAAGTGGAGGAGGAGAGAATGCCGCGACGGACAAATGTAGAGATGAAGACATCGAGCTGGTGGTGCCACCAGTGTTTGACAAATGCACAAGGGTTCTGGATGCGAAAGAGCAATTGGCTGCAAGGGAATTGTACtgggaagctgtttgtgatgtGTCTCAAAAACAGGGAAAGAAAGGAGAGGAGGACAGAGCTGAGGAGTTGCTGTTGAGGTGTGTTGAGAAGAACCCTTTTATTGGGGAGCCGCATGTGGTGTTGGGTCAGGTTTATTTGACAGGAGCAAGGTTTGAGGAGGCGGAGAGGGAGGCAGAGAGAGGGCTAACCCTGATGCTGGAATGGGGGAGTGCTTGGGACAAGCGGATGACTTGGGAAGGTTGGATTGCTTGGGCAAGGGTGCTCCTCATGAAGGCAAAGGAGAGAAGTTGGCCACAAACTTCCTGGGGCATCCTCAACTTGGGCCTTGTCAGATAGGTCGAGGCTTCATCGCCATCGCCAAGCTTAGCCACCGCGTATCTACATTCAATAATTAAATGAAGGGTGCCTCCTCGATGGAGGCTCCATCGTATCATCATATATACGTGTATCAGTCAGTCACTAGTGTGTGTGGATGTTTTTCTTGGTGTTTGGTACCTACACTGGCCAAGTAGTCATAACTAATAATGTTTGGTGCCATCATTCTCAAGTTATCATGTTTGTTTTCGGTTGAGTTAGAGTGGTTTCAAATTggtattttcatcaaaagcaaCCCAAGTAATTCAGATAGACGGTCTGATAAGTAAAAAACATTTGCCACGAACCCAGCATTTAAAGAGAAGATGGATTTACCATTTTCCAAAGTGAGAAATTCGATCGGAAGTTGGCTGGCATTCTCCCCTTGCCTCCCCTTGCCTCCCATCCCCTCCCCTCCCCTCCCCTCCCCTCCCCTGCAATATGCGACTCATCCTTCCGTTTGAATGTATGATAATATCGCATTCCAGATGTACCAATATaaatgaaatttgaatgaaTTAAATTATCAAAGGTGGGTATTCGTGGCTTTCAAAATTTTAGCTTATCAAAAGACAAACAAACAATTAGCTAATTTCCTCCAAGTTATCAGCAATCTCCTCACATTCAAACCTAACTTCAACTGAAGAATGGTACTAGGACTTTTACATACACCCTTTGCAAAATCTTATTATTTTTCTCACCCTTACATAAATccacctattttttttttaataaggttTGGTTCTGCTGAAATGAATAAATTGCCATCACAAATAGACACGTGGctaaacaattaaataattgaaaacttcAACCAACATCACTCCCAACTGGCCTAGCATTTTTTTTTCCGAGAGATactttcaaataaattaaaaccaagACACTTTCAAGTTATTTTTGAGGACCCTAATGccacattttttaaattatttaattgtttagCCACGTGTCTATTTGTGATGGCAATTTATTCATTTCAGCAGAACCAAACATTATTTTCGAGGACCCTAATGCCACATTTTTTAAATAAGCAATATGTAAGGACTCACCTCTGAACTCTCTGTGACTAGCTCTCCCATCTCTCATatcacttctctctcttccatcTCTTCCGGTCTCTCCGTCTACTAAATTTTCAAGGTGATTTTCCAACCCTAAATTGATATGTTCCATACCTTGATTTTGATATTAATTGAGAATAATGCTAgcgagactaaatttgcaaactaaatgatgtgtcactaataagaataaacacgtttatcaacatttaagtaataaaccgATCATTAACTTTTatgtcctttagttttcaaaactttaTCTCCAAATTTAGTCTTTTTAGCATTACCCATTTATTTATCAGGAATTTAGTTGCATATGTGTATTGTAGATCATTTTAATCCATGAGTATTTAACTTTAATTGGGATCCATCTTCATCTTAGTTACCGGCATATTGAATGAAAATGTAATGTGTATCTACTTTTTACTTTTTGATTTGCCGTTGTTTTTCGTGCATTTGTGTTAGTGTAGGAGAATCTAAATAGAATTCAAATGGGCTAGGCTTTGTAAATTATTGTGGACTTTGGATTACTTGTACATCAAATCAGTTGACTAGTATATATTTGGATTCTCCTACACTAGCAATTTGTGTAGATGAAAGGAAGCAATGTGATGGCtaactttgtgtgtgtgtgtgtcattTCGTGCAGGATTTTTCTTATCTGAGACATGGATATAAATAAATGGGTTGTGTTTAATCCGGTTTATATTAATTCAAAGAAAACTGTAGCCCAAGGAAGACGAATCAGTGTCGAGAAAGCTTGCTACTGAGGTTTACATTTGCATGACCATCTGAATCATaaacattaattaattatgcATATAGGTCCAAGCAGTCGGCGTGATTTGTAGTAATACATGCATTTTGTGCTCCGTTTGACTGTTTTAGATAGATAAGGCTTATCCACGCGATCTCGTGCAAATAGGGAGAGTGAGGGTCTTGCTCAACAGGGGAGATGGTACTCCATATAATCCAGCCATTGCCATTACTTCGGACTAAGGATTGCTTTATTGCTTTGAATGTCTCATGTATCATAGGCCTGTTGTTGTTTTTGGGGTACTGGGCAAGTAGACAATTCTTGTTTTTGCGAAGATATGTGTTACAAGGGAACTCTTGAATGGCACCCGCCCTTTGATGGCAGTAATATGATCTTACAGCATATGATTAAAAGTGAGGGGGAATGTCGTGGGGAGAAATCTcaattattattctttttaatCCTTGGTGCTGAGATGAAACTTACCTTGGAAACGTAGCCAGATACAATCGTTATATATATTGCTAAGCAAAGACTCTACGTCGTGATATTTGGCAGTTTTTAGCTGGTTTTCTCTGTTTGACAAACTTTTTTGGAGTTGTATCTGGTCACCCTCAATTTACTCTCTCTCACCTTATACCACAGGCTCTGATTAATCTGTGAGTCAAGCTGTGTTACTCTGCTGAGCTCTCTATTCTGTGATTTCTGGTCGCCACTTCGGGTTTCCTCGTGCTTTGGATTGTCACATTTTGGGTGGGGGCCGGTGGGTAAACAAGACATAGGGCAACAGTTGGGTTGGGCCAGATGGGGCATAAGAAAGTCCATGCACCTTTTTCCATGTTCGTCTCTcaacaaattaattttatggcAGTTTTGGTTCCTACACATCCTGGTATGGCGAAGCAGCAGGAGGCTGCTGCAACCACATCAAGTGCAAGTGCTGGACCTGTCAAATTAGGGAGACATGGAGTAGCCCATAACTTTCCCTTTGACACTGAACTGTACCGCAATGCGCAAGCTGCCATTGAATAGTTCAGTCAGTCGAAATTCATTGTCAACTTAGACATTTCTTGTTGGAAATGCATACACAAGTATCATGCTTAAGCTTAAAGCTTTACAAGTTACAATGAGAGATTGAGAGGAGACCATGTCCATCACCATGCCTGCAGCCCTGAATCTTCGACTTAATCTAGTTTTCCAGTTCACCGGCAAGCAAGCAAAGATTCATCCCGTCGAGTCAACATTGCCTGTCCATCCCGTAACATATAGAAAGGGGGCCATTGGTCCTTTCCCTTTAAATCTACCGCAATCAACGCCACCTATCTAATCCAGCTCATGTTTCATCATtcactttcttctttttcacttttgatattttttgttttttatagaCAAAAGTTCATCTAAACTACGTGGAACATAGAAAGTTTGAACACGGAACGCAGTGGGTTGATGAAGAATGCTATATTTTTCAGGACAATCCACAatgtttttaacttttgatTAGTTCATGATGATATTTTTGAAATACCAATAACATCTCACAACGCATTAATTTATAACAACAAGTTCCAACATTTTCTCTAATATTAACATGAATTTTGAATACGATACCTTGAAAAattgagaaagagagagcacACAAGTTGATAAAAAGGAACAAAATAAGTCAAAATTGAAGAACGATTGTTTGACAAATTGCTCCAAAAGTTCAACAACTCTTTCCAACTAATATTTAACATAATTACAacatatatacaattatacatatCCATGACTAAACTAATAGGGTGTTATCcatatacaattatatataaaCAATTGCTACCCAAAATAATTGGTCTCATTAACTGCAAAAATTCTGCAAACGCATTTTCTTACCAAGTTTGACAAGCATCGCATACGGAACCGATAGGCATATTAACACTAGTGTTCCTTGCAAATTAGGAAACGTGAATAATCATTAGCAATCAACAGTTAAGCAAGCCTCAGGAGTTAATCTAATTATcttctttttaattattatcatcatcatcagtagtcagaacctttttattttctaattaattttgatttatgttgataTATTCAAGACTGTCATTGTCATACTATTTAATTAAAAGAGAGATTCTACCGTTAGAAATGTTTTGCAATTGAGTGGTTAATTTCTTTTTCCAGCTTAGTTGGCAATTATTAATTGAGATTTGATATTGAAAGAAAACCTGATCGATCAACCCTAATCTTGTAATGCATTCAAGTACAAGTAGGGTAGCACAGACTTTGAAAGCGTTACAAGAAAAATAGGGTTCTCTCTTTCAAAATggcataaataataataataatgcaaCACACGTattctttgtatttaaaaagaaaaatagataaTATGCTACGTTAATGTTGTGTTATCGAGTGAGTCATAcagttttaaaacaaaaatacatgTGTTGCATAATTATTGGCTCGTGTGATTGGGTCTGAGAACTTAGTGATGTTCAAGGAGTTCACACTTGACACCGATTAATTACAAATGGAGTGGAATGAAAGGAGGGCGGAGAAATGATAGGCCTTTTGTTTGGCACAAGAAAAGATTGTGCAAGCGTTGAGTGTTGACAGGTGAAACCTGTGGATGGCAACGGCTACGAGCGTTGCGTTGCGAAATATAAGgggttaattttatttttctttttgaataTAGGGGTtaatttttaaaagtaaaaaagtAGGGTTGATTTGGCTGCGGAATTTGAATCTAGTGCGCTCCAACGTTCAAACTGGAGGAGGATCCTCGTGATCATCAAACGGtcagaattttatttatttttacaaattACATTACATGTGAGGAAGCGAGAGACAAGTTCCATTTACTCCCCCGAGAGCCGACCTCACCTCTTTGCTTTTGTTCTGGTTACTATAAATAAGAGACGCAGACACTTGAGAGTTTCAGACacgtctcctcctcctcctccaaaccacattattacatgcctattctctctctctctctctctctcagtcttCAGACACACACACTTACGCTTTTTTTAATTCCATCTTTTTCATCATTCATCCTAGCTAGCTATTaagtattaattaatcaaatactTGCTGTCTAAGTGTCTACGGCAAGCAAGGCAAAAGTCCTCCACCCTCCTCGCCTCTCCTGCTGCTGCTTCCTTTCCAGCTtccactttttttcttttaagtacaTATATCATATCCCCACCCACCTTCACTGGAAAATAGTTACGGTGTTTGTTTTCTGATGCTCTGACTACTGACTGggacctcctcctcctcctcctcctcctcctcctcctcctcctcctaccAAAATGAGAATGCCTGTCCTCCTTCTCACATGGACATGCCGATGGACATGGGCTTGTATTTCCAATTCCAACCTGTTATTGCTCATGTTTTTGTCGATCCTGCTGTGTTCTACATCCTCAGCGTCGTCGTCATCCCCGGCTGTTTGCTCAGAAGCAGATAGAGCCTCCCTTCTCAGCTTCAAATCCAGAATCTTCAAGGACACTACACAAATGCTGTCTTCATGGACGGGCAGAGACTGCTGCGCCGGAGGCTGGGAAGGTGTTGAGTGCAACCCAGCTGGCAGGGTTACTGTCTTGCAGTTGCAGCGCCCAGCCTCTGGACCTGAGTACATGAAGGGCACCCTCTCCCCTTCCCTTGCCAACTTGAATTTCTTGGAGGTACTCGTTATCAGTGGCCTGAAACTAATTACAGGTCCAATTCCTCAGAGCTTCTCCAATCTCATCCACCTCACCCAACTCGCCCTCGAAGACAACTCCCTCGCCGGCCCCATTCCTTTCGATTTAGGCCGTCTCTCCTCCCTCCAGAGCCTCTCCCTCAGCGGCAACCGTTTCAGCGGCCACATTCCCCCAAGCCTAGGCCAACTCCCCCATCTTGTCCAACTAGGTTTAGCCAGAAACTCCCTCACAGGTCCTATCCCACCCACTTTTCTAAATTTCCATGCTTTGCAGTACCTTGATCTCAGCTTCAATGCCTTGTCCGGCCCCATTCCAGATTTCGTAGGTCGCCAGTTACAAAACCTTACTTACATTGACCTCTCCAATAACCAGTTATCTGGTCAGATGCCCATTTCCCTCTTCAGCTTGTCCAAGCTTTTGGACCTGTCCTTGAACCACAACCAACTGACTGGCATCATCCCTGTTCAGGTTGCCGGACTCAAATCCCTCACCACTCTTTCGTTGAGCGCCAATCGACTTACAGGATGTATTCCGGGATCCATTTCAACATTACACAACCTTTGGTACCTCAATTTATCCGGGAACGGGTTTTCGGATCCTCTCCCTCAGACCCTTGCCAGGGGCGTTCCTTCTCTCTTGTCCATAGACTTGTCTTACAACAATCTCAGTTTAGAGAGCGTTCCATATTGGATCACAAGCAGACAACTCAGAGATGTTCATCTTGCTGGCTGTCAATTGAGAGGAACCCTCCCAACCTTTACAATGCCTGATTCTTTGACCTCCATCGACCTCTCTCACAATCAATTTACCGGTGGTATTTCAAAGCTCCTCACCAACGTGACAAGCTTGCAAAGCCTCAATCTCTCCAACAACCAATTGAAGTCTGATCTTTCAGAACTCAAATTGCCTGACACGATTTCTTCTGTTGACATGCACTCAAATCAGCTCGCAGGATCTCTCTCAAGAATCTTAAACGATAGGACAAGCAGCTTTTTGGAGGTTTTGGATGTCTCACACAATCAAATTTCAGGTGGAATTCCAGAGTTGAAGGAAGGCCTGAGGCTCAAATTGCTCAACTTGGGAAGCAACAAAATTTCCGGGCACATCCCCAACTCAGTTTCAAACCTGACCCAACTTGAAAGGTTTGATATATCAAGGAACCAGATGACAGGCACCATCCCTACAAGTTTGGGGTTGGTCGTGAAACTGAAATGGCTCGATGTGTCCATCAATGGGCTCACAGGAAGGA
It encodes the following:
- the LOC103451438 gene encoding receptor-like protein 12, with product MRMPVLLLTWTCRWTWACISNSNLLLLMFLSILLCSTSSASSSSPAVCSEADRASLLSFKSRIFKDTTQMLSSWTGRDCCAGGWEGVECNPAGRVTVLQLQRPASGPEYMKGTLSPSLANLNFLEVLVISGLKLITGPIPQSFSNLIHLTQLALEDNSLAGPIPFDLGRLSSLQSLSLSGNRFSGHIPPSLGQLPHLVQLGLARNSLTGPIPPTFLNFHALQYLDLSFNALSGPIPDFVGRQLQNLTYIDLSNNQLSGQMPISLFSLSKLLDLSLNHNQLTGIIPVQVAGLKSLTTLSLSANRLTGCIPGSISTLHNLWYLNLSGNGFSDPLPQTLARGVPSLLSIDLSYNNLSLESVPYWITSRQLRDVHLAGCQLRGTLPTFTMPDSLTSIDLSHNQFTGGISKLLTNVTSLQSLNLSNNQLKSDLSELKLPDTISSVDMHSNQLAGSLSRILNDRTSSFLEVLDVSHNQISGGIPELKEGLRLKLLNLGSNKISGHIPNSVSNLTQLERFDISRNQMTGTIPTSLGLVVKLKWLDVSINGLTGRIPNSLLGIEGLRHASFRANRLCGEIPQGRPFNIFPAAAYLHNLCLCGKPMPPCRGSGKKQEANMMSQ
- the LOC103451437 gene encoding uncharacterized protein produces the protein MPSETPTPSSESSHGGTYLQSLLDTARPFLRGELESVDKNLPSLVAVLRSVGAGECWHKHGTFLEHLVDIYRILKIWKAPDSVCLCGLFHSAYSNSYVNLAIFDPSTGREVVRAHVGEAAERLIHLFCIVPRQPLIHDDLLFHYTDAELVEHLKQSEMSLQQLQNQSEAASPNWSWRNKVQCLVPANGVTVKHIKTGEDVLVSRRVLAVFVLMTMADFSDQLFGFQDELLDNKDGRLEFRGNNYGALWPGDGKPGLWMNSISRMAAVYTLIVREEEMFIQEKKTISSVNATAGSGGGENAATDKCRDEDIELVVPPVFDKCTRVLDAKEQLAARELYWEAVCDVSQKQGKKGEEDRAEELLLRCVEKNPFIGEPHVVLGQVYLTGARFEEAEREAERGLTLMLEWGSAWDKRMTWEGWIAWARVLLMKAKERSWPQTSWGILNLGLVR